The Candidatus Nealsonbacteria bacterium genomic interval TTATGCTAAAAATATAGAAATATCCTTATTGCCTAATAATCGAGTTAGTGTTACTGATGATGGGCGAGGAATTCCGGTAGATGTTCATGCCCAAACTAAGAAATCTGCCCTTGAGACAGTTATGACTACTTTGCATGCCGGAGGTAAATTCGGAGGAGATGCTTATAAAATATCGGGAGGATTACATGGAGTGGGAATTTCTGTTGTTTGTGCTCTTTCTAATTTTTTAAGAGCAGAGGTATCAAGAGATGGTTTTAAATATTCTCAAGAATATGTAAAGGGAAAGGTTAAAACGAAATTAGTAAATGAAGGCAAGACTAATAAAAGGGGAACTACGATTATATTTGAGCCGGATGTTGAGATTTTTAAAGACATAACATTTAACGCTAAGAAAATAATTAGTAACCTTCGACAACAAGCCTATCTTACTAAGGGAACAAGGATTACTTTTAATGATTTGCGTGATTCAAAAAATGAAAAGAAATACTTATTTTATTTTGAAGGAGGAATTTTATCTTATATTAAACACTTAACCAGGGGGATTCAAAAACAACATCCCAACATCTTTTATTGTTTCGGAAATAAGGATGAAGTTATTACCGAAGTATCTTTTGTTTACACGGAAGAGTTTGAGTCCTACGAGGAGAGTTTTACTAATAATATAATTACTAAAGAGGGGGGCAGTCATCTTACCGGTTTTCGCTCTGCTCTTACAAGAACCCTAAATGATTATGCAAGAAAGAATGGTATCCTGAAGTCTGGTGATGATAATCTTAGTGGAGAGGATGTTAGAGAGGGATTAACTGCAGTTGTTTCTGTTAAAATAAGGGAACCTCAATTTGAAGGTCAAACTAAGGGGAAATTAGGAAACCCTGAGGTAAAACCTGCGGTTGAAGTTGTAGTTTCTGAAGCATTGACTGACTTTTTTGAGAGAAATCCTCAGGATGCAAGGAGTATTGTTGAGAAATGTTTAATTTCTTCAAAGGCAAGAAAAGCTGCTCGAGCAGCAAGAGAGACTGTTTTAAGAAAGGGAATATTAGAAGGACTTTCGTTACCGGGGAAGCTATCTGATTGTAGTTCCAGGAAGCCTGAAGAATCAGAACTCTATATTGTGGAGGGAGATTCTGCCGGAGGGTGTTTTTCAGGAGATACAGAAGTTGCTCTAGTAGATGGGAGAAGCTTGTCTTTTAAAAATCTTATCAAAGAGGAAAAACAAGGGAAAAGAAATTACTGTTACACCATTAAAGACGATGGTACGGTTGGCATAGAATTAATTACTCATCCAAGAAGAACCAAGAAAAACGTAGAGGTAATAAAGGTTATTTTAGATAACGGAGAAGAGATTACTTGTACCCCTGATCATAAATTTATGATGAGGGACGGCTCTTACAAAGAAGCAAGGAATATCGACACTCAAGACTCTTTAATGCCACTAAATAGAAAGTTTTCTGAAATAGGAAATGGGATAACCATTAAGGGGTATGAAATGATTTTTGATAATAAAAATGGAAAATGGATTTTTATACATCTTTTATCAGACAAGTATAATCTTGAGAAAGGGAAATATTTGAAAAAAGATGGATCTGACAGGCATCATATTGATTTTGACAAACTAAACAATAATCCAGAGAATATAAGGCGAATGACGAAAGAAGATCATTTATGTCATCACAGAGAGATGCTAAAGTATGGTCTTCATCGAGAAGATGTTAAAGATAAATGTAGAAAAAAAAGACAAACAAAAGAATACAGAGAAAAGATTAGTGCGATTATGAGTACTCCGGAAATGAGAGAGATGTTAAGCAAGAGAGCAAAAAAGCAGTGGGAAAATGAAGAATATAAGAATTTTATGGTAAGTAAATTTCTGGAATTTTATGAGGCAAATGAAAAGTATCGGGAAAGAAATCGTAAGGCTTTATATAATAATCAAAAGGAGTATTGGGGCGACTCTGAAAATAGAAAAAAACAAGCGAAAAAAATAAAAGAATATTTTGAAAATAATCCTGAAAAAAAGGAAAAACTTGTCATGGAAGCAAAGAAGCAATGGAAAGACGAAGAGTTATTAAAGTGGAGGGCTCAAGAAACTAAGAAGCAGTGGACACCCGAATTTAGAAAAAGAAGAAAAGCTTCTTATGATAATACATATAGAGAAAAGGCATTGAAATTAATGAAGGAGATTGTTGAAAACAATGGAGAGATAGACAAAGGGAAGTACAACCAAAAAAGAATTGAGCTAAGAGATAAGAGTATTTTGCGATATGACACTATTTGTGAACGTTTTTTTGAGAACAAAGAAGAAAAATTAAAAGAGGCTGTTGCGAATTATAACCACAAGGTAAAAAGAGTTGAGAGACTTCAAGAGAAAATAGATGTTTATGATATTGAAGTTAAAAAGACTCATAACTTTGCTTTATCTTCTGGCGTCTTCGTTCATAACAGTTGTAAAGGAGCAAGAGATAGAAAGTTTCAAGCAATACTTCCATTAAAGGGAAAGATTTTGAATGTAGAAAGAGCTCGTTTGGATAAGATACTAGCCTCAAAAGAAATTAAGTCACTTATAATTGCGCTTGGTACTGCAGTAGCAGAAGATTTTAACATTAATAAGCTTAGATATCATAGAATTATTATTATGAGCGATGCTGATTCAGATGGAAATCATATTAAAACTTTACTTTTAACTTTGTTTTATAGATACTTTAGACCATTGATAGACCTGGGTTATCTTTATGTCGCACAGCCTCCTCTGTACAAAATTCAAGCCGGTAAGAGGGTGGAATATGCCTATACAGATGATGATAAGAGAAGAGTTCTGGACTCTATGAAGAAGGATAAGGATGAAGATAAGGTTGCAGGTTTGAATATTCAAAGATATAAAGGTTTGGGAGAAATGAATCCTTCTCAACTTTGGGAGACTACTATGAATCCTGATAATAGGATCTTAATAAGGGTTGAAATTGAAGATGTGAAAGAGGCAGATAGGATGTTTGATGTTCTTATGGGAGAAGAAGTTCTTCCAAGAAAAAAATTTATTCAAGCTCATGCCAAAAAGGTAAGCAATTTAGATATTTAGACTGATTGACAAAAGGCTTCCCTTTAGCTATTATCGACATATGGAAAAAAAAGGATTAATTATTAAGATTCGGACTTTTTTTAAGGAGGTTCGTCAAGAAACAAGAAAGGTTAACTGGCCTACCAAAAAAGAGGCAACTAGGTATACTTTTATTGTTATCGGTATTTCGGTAGCGGTGGCTGTGATTCTCGGAGGAATTGACTTTGTTTTCGTGTCAATACTAAGGAATCTTGTATTTTAATTATGTCAAAACAAAAATTATCACAACAAAAGAGATGGTATGTAATACATACCTATTCCGGATATGAAGAAGCCGTAGCCAAGAATTTGCGTCAGAGAGTTGAATCTATGGATATAGAGGATAA includes:
- a CDS encoding intein-containing DNA gyrase subunit B, whose translation is MDKENKKEYTSKDIFVLEGLDPVRKRPGMYVGSTGPDGLHHLIKECLDNSLDEAIAGYAKNIEISLLPNNRVSVTDDGRGIPVDVHAQTKKSALETVMTTLHAGGKFGGDAYKISGGLHGVGISVVCALSNFLRAEVSRDGFKYSQEYVKGKVKTKLVNEGKTNKRGTTIIFEPDVEIFKDITFNAKKIISNLRQQAYLTKGTRITFNDLRDSKNEKKYLFYFEGGILSYIKHLTRGIQKQHPNIFYCFGNKDEVITEVSFVYTEEFESYEESFTNNIITKEGGSHLTGFRSALTRTLNDYARKNGILKSGDDNLSGEDVREGLTAVVSVKIREPQFEGQTKGKLGNPEVKPAVEVVVSEALTDFFERNPQDARSIVEKCLISSKARKAARAARETVLRKGILEGLSLPGKLSDCSSRKPEESELYIVEGDSAGGCFSGDTEVALVDGRSLSFKNLIKEEKQGKRNYCYTIKDDGTVGIELITHPRRTKKNVEVIKVILDNGEEITCTPDHKFMMRDGSYKEARNIDTQDSLMPLNRKFSEIGNGITIKGYEMIFDNKNGKWIFIHLLSDKYNLEKGKYLKKDGSDRHHIDFDKLNNNPENIRRMTKEDHLCHHREMLKYGLHREDVKDKCRKKRQTKEYREKISAIMSTPEMREMLSKRAKKQWENEEYKNFMVSKFLEFYEANEKYRERNRKALYNNQKEYWGDSENRKKQAKKIKEYFENNPEKKEKLVMEAKKQWKDEELLKWRAQETKKQWTPEFRKRRKASYDNTYREKALKLMKEIVENNGEIDKGKYNQKRIELRDKSILRYDTICERFFENKEEKLKEAVANYNHKVKRVERLQEKIDVYDIEVKKTHNFALSSGVFVHNSCKGARDRKFQAILPLKGKILNVERARLDKILASKEIKSLIIALGTAVAEDFNINKLRYHRIIIMSDADSDGNHIKTLLLTLFYRYFRPLIDLGYLYVAQPPLYKIQAGKRVEYAYTDDDKRRVLDSMKKDKDEDKVAGLNIQRYKGLGEMNPSQLWETTMNPDNRILIRVEIEDVKEADRMFDVLMGEEVLPRKKFIQAHAKKVSNLDI
- the secE gene encoding preprotein translocase subunit SecE; protein product: MEKKGLIIKIRTFFKEVRQETRKVNWPTKKEATRYTFIVIGISVAVAVILGGIDFVFVSILRNLVF